Within Trichoderma atroviride chromosome 2, complete sequence, the genomic segment TGGGGGACTCGGTCCTGTGAGGTCCTCGGGAAGCCACCGATGATGACCGCAAACTTCCTTCGCTCTCGCCAACGTCGCTCTCAACTGGAAGAATAGACGCTCTGCGCGAATCTCGAGACTGATTCAAAATACTCAACCCACCCGGGTGGGATCGTGGAGTTGGGCACTCTCGGGGGCTGCTGGATCGAGTAGACCCCACAAACGACGTCGGACGAGACCGACCGAGTCCTGTAGACATGTCCACCTGGCGAAGGGCAGCCGCCAAGGCAGAGGGGCTTGTAACGGAGTGTTCAAACTGCTCGTCACCAGTGCGACTCTGTGGTTCTTCTACTTCACTTCTCGCGTCAATCGCGTCAATATCTTCAGTGTCTGttcgctgctgctcatcgAGCTCGTCTTCGCTGGAATCAGTAAACCTTCCCTCAGCAATGCGAGCGGCTTTTCTGGTCGCTTCATCAATGCAATCTTGCACTAGAACCGCGAATTCAATCCGGATTCTCTCTGCATATTCAATAATCTGTCGATGGCGAAACACAGCATCCACCTTTGTTCGGGCAGCTTTTTCGGTATCTTCGCAGAGCAATGCCAGGCCCTGTTCTTGCTCAAGGGTGTTTGAACTTGGTGACGACCATTGAAGTACTTGTGATATCCTCGACTCTGATTGAGGCGACTGGGTGCGTAGTTCCCAGTGACCTTGCAGCGAAGAACTCTCCTTGATCCCTGGACAGCTGATTTCGATGGCGGTATCGCATAGATCCAGCAGGAGCTCTACGATACGGGCTTGCGGCCTACGAATGGCAAAAGAGCGGGCTCTAGCATGCCCAAAACCGCCAGGTCTCTCTCGCGAGCGAGCTAGCGATGTCCCCGGGGATGACTGTGCCGAGGGCGGAGGACCAATGGGCTGGCCCTTGTATTCGGCCACCGGAAGATTTGGCGAGTCGCCAGAAAGAGATCTGCTTTTGCGTGTCTCCAGTGCGTCGAGGACCCTGACGATGGCGTTTCTATGTTCACTCAGACTTTCTTGAGCCATTTGCACATCCATTTCAGCCCGATGTTCTTGTAGACACAGGTCGGTATGCTTCTCGAACCACCAAGGAGGTATCTGACGCTCGCAGATGCGACAGAGAACTGGAGGCGGAGGTTCTGGCTCTTCTGATTCCTCGCTTGCGGCTTCAGCAATGCGAGTGAGGATGCCGGCGAGAATTTCGACCCCTGAGCCTAGGGAGTCGACAATCACGGCAGGGAGGTCGATTTGAACTTCATGGGGTATCCACGGACGAATCATCCACATTGTCTAGATCATTAACCAGTCAATAAATTATGAATTTAGAAGCATGAGAAGCAGGCGAGAAGAGAGTCTCTTGTTCATCTGCTCCAGGccaagagagaggaaaaaaaacgtACATGGCTTTCGCCTCCCGATACGCTGTCATATACCATGATGCCCTGTGCTTCAAGGTCGGCCATCTCCGTCGGTGGGACATCTGATGAATCAAGAGCCCCAATGCTGTCCAACGACCGCAGTTTGGAGAGGGGCCCCAAGATGACGGAGAAGCGGACCCTGTGGCTCTTGGAGTCGTCCCTCTTCATCGAATCAACCACATCTGTAAAGACACACTTGTTTTCGCTGGCTATCAAGTCGGAAATGGGGACGCCTTCGACCGACTTGACGGTTGTGCCAACGACATCGGCCCACGAAGGACTGACCCATTTGATGGTACCATCAAGGTTGAGGTAGGCAATCGCATTCAGCGTCTGCTCGGCGGCCTCGCGCAGCTCCTCTCGTTCTTCTCGGATGTCCTGGCTGATGGatctggccatggccgtggtCTGCGAGGCTCGCAGCGACGAGACGGCCGGCGGGGCCAGCGAGACGATGGCGGGACTGGATGGCTTGtccatggcggcgaggagagGGCAGCGCCGGGGCTGCTGAGGCGCCCAGTGAAGGCAAGAGCCGGCGGGAGGCTGTCGACGGCAACGAGAtcggcaaaggcagcggTGATGGTGGGGGAGCTGGGGTTTGGTTCGTAGAGAGACTCGGGGTCTGGCGAGGCAGCCAGAACTACAGACCCATCAAGCTCGGATACATGACTGAAGACCGCCGGCGTAGGCTCACAgccgcctctctctctctctctgatCGCTGCGTCGTCGTTGCTGGCGCGGGGGAGACGTGGACAGGGTATGCCGGACGTTGCGTTGGGTCGTTGAAGAATGCtgagtaaaaaaaaaaaaaattaaaaaaaataacaacaGGATGCCGCCGGGCAGGCAATCCCACCAGACCCCAGGCAGACGCAGCACCCTGAACAAGCTCGGCGGCCAAGACtggacagacagacagacgaACCGGTGAAGGCAGCTGAGCTGTGCTAAACCACAGGCCGTGAGTTACCTCTGAAGTCGAACAGGCGGCGGACGTTCTCAGGAGCAGCAATCGCTGGACACACAGGGCGGCAGGTCGGATGCCAGTCAGCTCAGTCGGGAGTGGTTCGTTTCACGATGGCTCAGTCCAATTGCTAATCGAGGTACCGGCCGCCGCAGCCAGGCCCCAGGCCAAACGGAGTATCTCTGGCCAAGCAGCAAAAACGGCCAAGGTCGCGTCCTCTGCTCCCCCCATGACACATTAAGCGGGGGACTGGCAGCCCGGCGGCCAATCACGGCACACCATCTCCTCAGGTCCTTTACCCGCCTGATCCAACCCTCTGCGGCGGCGCCTCTAAACTCTGCTGGGCCACAGCGCAGGCCGTAGCGCAGATGGGCGCTGCAGGCTGCACAGGCGCTGCAAAGGCGCTGCACAGTGAGGACCCAACGGGAGAatccttggcggcctttgccttggagGGGTCCTTCGGGAGGCTCTGGGACGGCCCCGGGGAGAAGCCCTCCAGCTCAGCAAACAGCACGCACCGCAGGGCATGAGAGAAAATTTTCTCCCCGGTCCCCTACTTGCACAATCAGCGCCCGCTCTCTCTGATCGGCCTGCACAAGGGCTGGTCTGGTGTCCCGACATGCATGCGGCTTCTGCGACCACGCCACGTCACGTAAGCGGGTGGTTTGGCTTGCTTTCCCTTTGCACATTCGATATGGTCGCGACATTAACAGCGGAGCGCGGGTAGCAAAGCCGCCTGGCCCCAATCGACACTGTACCGGCATTGCTCCTGATATCATTacggcgctgcagcatcgcTAGGCCAACTACCCCAAAGCCTAGCCCGGTTCTGCAGAGGGTGTGGGTGGCCGTCATGGTTGTGATGGCAACGGCCTAGCATTCATGCGTGGGCACACAGTAGTCCAAGCAAGGAGACGATGCCGGGACGCAGCAATCAGTGCTAATCACGCAGGAAACGGCACAAGTCGTGGGGCCTTGGGCTCTGGACCTGGGCCGCGTCGGAAAGAATTCATCTAGAACGGCGACGTTGCACCAACCAGGCCTCATCGTTTGCACAAACGCGGGAGATCCAGAGGAGTCACCGAAAACGCCTGAGCAAATTCAGATCGGCGGCGCGGGCTGGGATTGGATCTGCCGCCCaactctctgcctctccgcATCTTGGGGCTTGGGGTAgtttcctctctcctctcccacCTTTGCTCCGGTCTTAGCTCAAGCTGGAGCTCAAGCTCAATGGCTGCTTGCCTCCCACCCATTTGTTAGCGTTGCGACTTGGAAACAAAAGCAATGCAACTGCTCTACATGTCGGTGTTCGCACCGTGTATtagctctgcagcagcagacgtCTCGAATGAGCTGTAGCGCATCCGCGGGATGCATTGCATATGGCATATCACAAGAACCGATTACTACCACGTCCTTTTTTGACCCAGCCCATGATGCAGTTAGCTCTTCGTATAAGTGTCTATTTGGGTGTGAATGGCCAAGTATATGCAGCACGGTGCACATGTTCTACCACGAGATGATTCTAGAATGCTCCCTTGCGCCATTAATGGTCATGGCTGTCTTTCGTTTCTATTCTTGGTCTGTTATTTTCAGTAGACATTACACAATGTATTAGCATATAAGAGATCTAGAACCTCTTTACTCAAATCCGTACGCTATACTCCTTATACCACAGGGAGGCTATACGTAGGTATATACATGATCTCTCGAGATGAAACAGGTAGTCGACACCTAGTAGCCTGTAAAGAGTATTCATCTTACGCTGTTAGACAACGGCAATACTAGGAATTCAAAGTTCAACATGCCGCTTCTCTGCAAGCTGCATCAACTGGCGAGGCACTTCTGTCTCTGCGCTTCAAGCCACTCCCCCTTTTCAATCCACCGCTGCTCCAGCCAGCTGGCCAACTCAGCGTCAGTCTGCGGCAGGCTCTCAATGGGAAACCGGCGAGCGTGTACATGAAATTGGAAGCCGGCCCCCTCGCTCAGTCTCGGAACGCTCAGCGTGTCCCACATTGTCGGGGCCTCTTGGAACTCATTGCCTCGACGGTAAAAGATGGTCAGGTCGTACACAGCCCTGATATGCGGTGCCCTGCGGAGGTGCTGGACCGTGGCGATGAAGCCCTTGGTGCGGGGATACAGGAGATGCATGGGATGGGGCCGATCGGTCTTCTTGCACCATGCCTGCGACTCTTGGTATTTCCGCTGGCTGAAGCGGGTGGCCTCGCTGAAGCTAATGAGCCCTATATAACCGGGTCAACACTTACAGTACTGACGAGAGCACGGCCCATCGtcgttgccgctgctctggCAAGGGGGGAACAGCCGACTTACAGGTCGGAAGCCTCATGGAGACCAGCCCGGCAAAGGCACGATCGAGCTCCGACTTGTCCTTGAGCCAGCTCCGGCTCACCATCGGCATGCCCATGGCCCAGAGGCCCCAGCCTAGGAAGGGCACGAGCCGAAGCTGGCGCTTGGCAAAGTAGCGGCAGCGGCCCAGCATGCCCTTGCGTATCGCCAGGGCCTGGATCATATAAAAGTCGGCCCAGGCCAGGTGGTTGGAGACGACAACGGCAGATTCGCCCGCCGGGATGTCGTCACCAGAGCACTCGATCTGGGCCCCGTTGGCGTATTCGAAGATGAGCTGAATCCACCGCCACACCGAGCCGGCGATGCGAGACGACAGGTCGTAGACGAGCCCAGGGGCCAGCGCCTTGagcggcagcatcagcgacaGCGCTACGTCTGCCAGCAGCAAGTACACCAGCCAAGGCGCCGTCAAGGCGAGTCCGCGGAGCTGTCTGATTAGCGACATGGGAGTACAGTAGGTAGTACTGAGTCGTATTCTTAGAAAACGCAGCtagtggtagcagcagtagcagctcAGTCAGCAATCACTTACAACAACTCCTGATGCAGGATCTATTATCACAATTTCCTCTTTGAGGACATGCCCTCTTATCCATGAGTCTGGATTGCAGTGATTGAGACGGGATCTGGTGGTCAGACCGTCGGTCCACATGACGCAATGCCACAGCAGTGGTAGGGCATAGCGCCAAAGTATTGACATGTATTCGGTACCTTGTAGTAGATGGCTGCTTGCATCTTGTACTAATGAATACCAAGAGCTTCAATGGCGATGCT encodes:
- a CDS encoding uncharacterized protein (TransMembrane:3 (o16-37i117-136o148-165i)) is translated as MSLIRQLRGLALTAPWLVYLLLADVALSLMLPLKALAPGLVYDLSSRIAGSVWRWIQLIFEYANGAQIECSGDDIPAGESAVVVSNHLAWADFYMIQALAIRKGMLGRCRYFAKRQLRLVPFLGWGLWAMGMPMVSRSWLKDKSELDRAFAGLVSMRLPTWLISFSEATRFSQRKYQESQAWCKKTDRPHPMHLLYPRTKGFIATVQHLRRAPHIRAVYDLTIFYRRGNEFQEAPTMWDTLSVPRLSEGAGFQFHVHARRFPIESLPQTDAELASWLEQRWIEKGEWLEAQRQKCLAS